GGCTTTCCCTCGCCAGGGATATTTTTAGAGTTTTGTATCACTATTTAAATATTCCCTTTCTCAAGGGCTTTTGTAACAAACTGTACAGAACCTTTATCTGCAAGCTCCTTTAAATTCTATATCTCTCAATTTAGTTTCACAGGAGCAAACCTACGAAAGATAAAGTGCAGGTTTTTGACAGGCAGCGCAGATTACAGTCTTTGATCTCAAGGCAATTTTGCTGTTTTGCATCTGCAACAGATAACACCGCTAAACCCCCACCTTACTGAGCTGGAGAGCGCAAGAATTGCCTAAAAAATAGAAATGATATCAACCAAACTCAGCTTATTTCTGTTTAAGAACGAGCAAAGTGATGTCATCGTAAATTTTTTGCTCACCGATATGCCGTCGCAGATCCTCAATTACAACTTGTTTAATTTCTCCAGCCGTGTGTAGGCAGTTGCGACTGACTATCTCACACAGCCGCTCTAATCCATATTGCACCCTGAATCTATCTTCGGCTTCAGTGATGCCATCGGTGTACAGCACCACTATGTCCCCTGAGTACAATTGCAACTGAATATGAGCGACGAAACTAGTAATATCTGCTTCTAGCCCAATCGGGAAGCCTAAATCAACCGTGTCAATCCGTTCCACCTGACCACCGGAACGCACAATAATCATTTCTTCGTGTTGCCCGGTCAGGCGCAGCGTTCCCCCTTGGTAGTCCAATAAGGAAAGGCTAAGATTTTTATCGGAACTCATCCGCTGTACATTGTGATAAATGGTTCGGTTGAGTACGTCCAAGAATTTTTTGGGGTCGGTTTCGTTGTTTTCCAGTAGCGTTCGGACTGCTGTCTGCACCATGATGGTTAAAACGCCGCTTTCGAGTCCGTGTCCGGTGACATCGCCGATCCCGATTTTGACTTTATCCTCGTAATGGAGTACATCGTAGTAGTCACCGCCTACCTCTTCAGCGGGTTCCATGAAGCTAGCAATCTCCAATCCGGCAATTGATTCAAGCTCTTGCTGTTTGGGCAGTAGCATCTGTTGCAGTCGGCGTGTCACTGCTAGCTCAGCGCTCATACGGATATTGTCAGCTTGAAGACGCTCGTTGAGGGCAAGAATCTCGGCGTTAGCGCGAGCGAGTTCGCTGGTACGTTCCTCAACTTTTTGTTCCAAAGTGTGGCTGTAATTCCGCACCGCTTCCTCAGCTTGCTGGCGCTCGGTAATATCGCGCACCAGTACCACATATTCTTGGAAGTCTTGATTGTAACGGTTGGAGACGGCTGCCTCAACAATGGTGGGATGTTCGGGCGTTTTTAAGGTGTGTTCGCTCCGACTCGACCAATCATTTGGCTGACCTACCAAGGCGGGAAATATCTGGTTGAGACGACATCCCAGGAGATTAGGAGCGATCGCGGTTAATAGTTGTTCGGCGGCTGGGTTGGCTTGACGAATGACGCCGTTTTCATCGACGACAAGAATCCCATCAATGGCAATGTTGAACAAATGCTCAGACTGTTCTCTGGCTTCGACGATTGCCGTCACTTGGGGCAAACTTGTCCAGCAAGCGATCGCTACTCCAACAAAGGCAGTGATCAGCAGCATCACCACATAGAGATTGTTGCCATTCTGACCCAGGTCTATCGTCCCAATTCTGGCTCTAAACATCCAGCTAATCGTAGCAGCGCTACAGATCAGTAAGATCAGGATGACTACCTGAAACGCCACAAAATCGGATATTTTAGTTTGCGCTCGCCCTCGGTAATGCTGAATCCACCAAGCCGGATGAAAGGGTGCTAAAGGGATGCGGCGCATCACCCGATCTGCTGCCAAAATCCCTATGGGAAATAGCAACCCAATCAGAAAGTCCCTCCAACCCCAAGCCAGACCCCCTACCACCAAGACAACGACTTCCAGCAAAAACAAGACCCCCGACCACCAAGGCAGAAATACCTCTGGTCTCTTTCGGCGCAGCCACAGTGCTAAATGCACCGACATGATCGAGACAAACCAGCCGGTGTTACTCACCACCGCAATCTGGGGAACATCTCCCCAAGCTAGACAGATGAAACTGAGTAACAACGTCAGCACCAAAGCGGGACCGAATACACCCCGTCGGGACACTACAGCGAAGACAGGAGATAAATGTCCGTCTACAGCAAGTTGGTACAGCATCCGGGGACAGTTGGAAACCACCGTCGCGCACGAGAGAAGCGACCCAGCGGCAAGAAAAAAGGTAACGATGATAGCTGCCGACTGTCCCCAAAACGGCGTGGAAACCGCTAACAAATTTAAGAAAGTATCACCACCTAGACCTGGATCGGTGGCTAAGCGCATCAGTACCCAGGAACCCCCCAGAAAGATGGGCGGCATAATCCAAGAGGAGATAGTTAGAAACCGCAATGTTTCATTAGGGCGGCGGCTATCGGCAACAAATGCAGACGCAGATTCACAAGCGTAGGTCGTGTAGGTGACGAAGAATAACCACTTCGCCCAATCCGCAAAAGAGGGAGGCGACCAACTGGTGGGGAAAAAGCCAGGACTCGCTGGGGAAATGGCTAACCAGCCGATGCCAAATAGACAAAAAGCGAGTAAAAGCCCAATTGCCGGGATGACAAAAAATAAGTGCAGGATACTTAAAGCGCGGGTGCCGCTAAACGCCAAAATAAAAGTAATTAGCGTAAAGCCAATTTTCACCAGAGTATCGGGACAGTCAATTCCTAAAGGCTCCAGGTTTACCTTAATTAGTTCGGTAAGGACAACCACGTTAATCGCCAGCGTCGAGACCCAGCTGAAGAAGTAACCAACTGCCGCGTAACGGGCTAGCCCCGGATAGTGCTTTAGCAACCGGGTGGTATAGTTGGGCGTACCTCCCGCTACGTCAGGAAAATGCCTGCCTAAGCGTTTTACTTGTAGGTTTAGCAAGATGCCAAGGATCGTTCCTGGCAACCAGACAAAAATAGCCCCCGTACCGAGAGCAATGTGCAGTGCGGGGGCAATGGCAGGCCAAGAGATATGAGCCGTTACACCAAAGCCCCACGTTTCCAGAGAGCTAAGACTGCGGGGTAAGCGCGAAGCTGAGAGCCGATTTGGAGGAGCCGAGCCGATTGTTGTCGGCAATGGTGTTGAGGTCATCAGGTTTATTCGTGTTTTTATGTCAATTTATTTTCAGCGCTTGACAATGAGAGCGATCGCGATTGAGATTTAGGAGAATTCATCGCAGTCGGATACTTTCTTTTAATTTACTTTTTAAATTTCTATGTCGAACTATTTCTGTTTGAGAACTAGCAAACTGATGCTGTGGTAAATCCTTTGTTCTGCAAATTTTCGCCGGTTCTCAATACAACCTGTTTTAGCCAGTATTACATCCCGGACCTGTTTTCGGCTTCGGTAATTTCATCGGTTCTACCGATTTATTTTCTCTAGATAACTTACCCATCTATTCAGAGTTGAATAGCAGTGACTGAAGCCCTAAACTAAAATTTAGGCTAAAAGCTCACAATCCGTTGCAATGAGTTCAAAGCTTAACCAGTAAGCTTTAAATTGATATAGATTCTCGCTGTAAAATTTATTTTCAGGCTCCTAAGCCAGTGCCATTCATTCATCATTGATTGTTCTTAGGGCCGCCATCAACCCTGAACCAGAAACTTTTCTACAAACCGTTAAATTTCTTTTATTAGCCTATTCAAGGAGCAACGGAGGGTTCGACTGGACGGATAATTGCTGGGGTAGCTGATTCTTCGGGTTGGAAGATTGCCTGAAGTGCTTCTTCTAGAGTTTCTGCCATAACGATACGGTTTTCGTAGGCAACAATCACTCTCACTAATGTTGGCAGACTATTTTGTTCAGCTTCTAGATAAAGAGGTTCGACGTAGAGAAGCGATTGTTCAATCGGAATTACCAATAAATTCCCTTGAATTGCTCTTGAACCTTGACGATTCCACAGAGAAATCTGTTGAGAAATAACCGGATCTTGGTTAATCAACGCTTCAATCTGCTCGGTTCCGTAGATTAATTGTTGCTTAGGAAATTGATAAAGTAACAGCTTACCGTAGTTTTCTCCATCGGAACGTGCTGCTAACCAAGCAATTAAGTTATTGCGTTGTATCGGAGTGAAGGGCAACAGCAAGATAAATTCTTCTTCTTGGGCTGTTGGCAGCCTCATAATTAGAAAGTAGGGTTCTACTGCTTGCTGTTCAGCGGCATAAATTTCCATCGGAATGCGCCACTGATCTTCGCGGTTGTAGAACACCTGCTGATCTGTCATATGGTAGGTTAGTAATCGTTCCGATTGGGTGGTGAAAAAGTCCATCGGATAACGAATATGACTGCGTAAGGTAGCTGGCATCTCGTTTAAGGGTTTGAAGAGTCCCGGAAAGATGTCACTCCAGCTATGAATAATTGGGTCGTTCGGATCGGCGATGTAGAAGTTAGCAGAACCGTTGTAAGCATCGATGACGACTTTAACAGAATTCCGCATATAGTTAAAGTCATACTTGCCTGGGTCAGAGTAGGGATAGCGATCGCTGGTTGTATAAGCATCGACAATCCAGTACAAGTAACTTTGAGTCTCGTTGTCGCCAGCATTCGCCGCGACCAAATAAGGTTCGCTATCGTATCGCAAAAAAGGCGCGATCGCTCGAATTCTCTGATTAATATTGCGGCGAAACAACAACTTAGTTTTTGGCGTAAAGTCCCGCGTTAGCAACATTTGCCAGTCTTTTAAATACTCGGAAAACAACAACCGCCGCCACCAAGCACCGATAGAAATACCGCCGCGACCATCATAAGTATTGTAAACATTCTCGTCGCCACTCGGAAAATCTAACTCTCTCGCTCTTGTTGATGTCATCACATAGGTGTTGCTGATTTCACCGTAGTAAATCCGAGGCGTTTCAATCGGAATACTCGCTCGAATTGCTTCGCTAGATGTCTTTAAAGTGCCTGCTTCACCCCCTTCCGTACCAATATCTCTGACAAAATAGTCTGGTAGTCCACCTTGACCGACTGTATTGACTGGAGAAAGAGTAAAACCGTAACCATGAGTGTAGACTAGGTGTTCGTTCACCCAAGTCTGCGCCTGTTGGGGAACCGAACTATAGTCTAATTCCCGCGCAGCGATGAGTACCTGTTGTCTTGACGTTGCGGGCGTTTTTTGTGCAACCTCCTCAGTTTTCAACGTATATCTATCGATATCAGCATCGGGGAACTGGTAATAAAGTCTGATTTGCTGTAACTGGCGGTTAGTTTGTAAAAGTGGTCGCGTATCCCAAAGGCGAATATTATCAATCGTTAGGTCGTTATTCTGCAAGTCATCTGCGGTGAGTTGACCTGTGGGATTAAAGGTTTGGACTTCAATATCCTCTAAATCGAATGCCTGACGTGTAAAAGCAATGCTGCGTTGTATAAAAGGTCTTTCTCGTTGGAGTTCGTTAGGCTGAACGATAAGGCGTTGAACTGCGGCGGGTAAGACAATTAGAAATGAAAAATTAAAAATTAAAAATCCCAACAAAACAATTTTTAATTTAAAAGCTTTAATTTTTAATTGAATTGTCTGCCAGAACAGGAACAGCGCCATCGCTAGTGAGAAAAAGCTCAATCCGGTATAAAGTGGCAATCGCACGCTGACATCGGTATAACTGGCACCATAGGTAACGCCGGTGGTGGAATACAGCAATTGATAGCGCAATAACCAATAACCGAGAGCGAGAGCAGTACAGAGGAACCCGCCAAGTCCGCACAAATGGCGAATCTGCGATTTGGAAAACCCTAGAAATCTTCCCTCACTAAAACTATCTCCGGACAGCACATATATTAGAGTGACTGCGACAAAACCATACAAAAATAGCCCGAAAAACCAAAATTCTAGTAATTCCCAAACAGGCAACTGAAAGACATAAGAACTGATATCTCGCCCAAATAAGGGGTCAACACTGTTAAAACTGGTGGGATGGAAATACTGTAAAATTCTCGCCCAGTGGCTTGATAGCACCAGTCCAAAGAATAAACTGAGGACAAGCGCGATCGCAGTTAACAAAAACTGCGGATAAATCAACACCAGCGCCGCTGATACCAACACCACGACAACCTGCCAGATGCTAGAGAGCATCTTTCTACCCATCTGCCAGATCAATTCAGGCTGAAACCAAACCGGCAACAGAGGAGATACGCTTGGCAACCCGGCCTTAGAATGCCAATAACTCGCGGCTATTTGACCATAGTGCAGCAGCATCAACCCAATCGCTAAACTGAGTACCCCTAGCAAAGGCAAAAGCGATCGCAATTTTAGTGCTGAAGACTGAGGACGGATCGAAGAAAAGGATTCTCTTCGATCCTCTTCACTTAAAACTTGCTCCCCCCTAACTCCCGCGCTAACGTGCTGCTTCGCGAGAAAAAAGGGAGAATCAACCTCTCCCTTTTTAAACCCTGTTGGGGGAATCTCTTGAGAATACTTAAGACGATGGGCAAGATATAGATTACCCAGTAAAAAGCCAGCGGTGACGATAAATGCGATCGTCCCCAACGCCGCCTGAGTGCTTAACCTGAGAAAAAACGCCGGGAGATATCCGACTTCCTGAAACCAAAAAACATCTGCTACTAGGTAGGCGACTAGATCGAAGGCTAGCCACATTCCTAGTAGCAGTACAATTCCTGGAAAAATTCGATTCATTATTCCTTGTTCGTTGTTCCTTGTTCGTTGTTCATAGAAGTTGCCATGAACCCTGAACGATGAACTCGGAACGATTAGCTAAATTGTTCGCCTATATCCAGGTTAAACAGGGTTTGGAGTGCCTGCATCGCTTTGCGTCTGGCTTCGATATCTTGTTGCGATCGCAGTTGTACCATCGGATCGTGCAGAATTTTGTTAACAATTCCGCGCGTGAGTGCTTCGATAACTTCTTGATGTCTTTCGGCAAATTCCGTACCCAAGCGAGACAAAGCTTTTTCTAACTCTTGAGTGCGAATTGTTTCCATTTTATCGCGCAGGCAGCTGATGGTAGGAACGGTTTCAAGCGATCGCCACCAGACATCAAAGGCTTCCACCTCTTCTTCTAGCAGCCCCTGAGCTTCCATTGCCATCTTGCGGCGGCTTTCGTGATTCTGAGCCACCACTGCCTTTAAGTCATCGACATTAAACGCCTGCACATTGTCGAGATCGTTAACATCTCCATCCACGTTACGTGGCACGGAAATGTCAAAGATCATCAAACCTCGGTGCGCTTCTAGGTGAATTTCCAGCTTCGACCGATTTAACAGGGGTTCTGTGGAAGAAGTACTGGTAAACACCAAGTCTGAGCTAGCAATCTCTGACATCATTTCCGACAGCGGATACAGTTGCAACTGCGCCTCTGGGAACTGATTCGCCAATTCCTGCGCCCGCTGCATAGAGCGGTTCAGCACCGAGATGTGAACCGCTCCTTTTGCCAGTAAATGTTGCACTAACAGCCGGGACATTTTCCCAGCGCCCAAAATCGTCACTCGACAAGCTGCCAAGTTCTGGGCTTTAATCTGGGCTAACTCTACCGCCGCTGAACTGATGGAGACAGCACCCGTCCCGATACTGGTTTCCGTCCGGACTCGCTTCCCAGCCGTCAGCGCTTGCTTGAACAAACGATTCAGGATGCTACCGATGCCCTTGTATTGCTGTCCCAGTTTGTGGGTATGTTTCACTTGCGCCAGGATTTGCCCTTCGCCCAGTACCAAACTATCTAAACCTGCTGACACTCGCATCAAGTGCATGACTGCATCTTCATGCAACAAAACAAATAAGTGTTGTCGCAGCTGATGGAGGGGAAGCTTGCTGTGTTCGGAAAGAAATTGGGTAACTTCCCGAACACCTTGTTCGGTTTCATGAGCAACGATGTAAATTTCCAGGCGGTTGCAGGTGCTAAGAATCGCGACTTCTGCAATGTGGGGGTAGCTCAGGAGGTCAAGAGTTGCACCTTCACAAGCTGGCTCTGGAATACTTAATTTTTCCCGAATCTCAACCGGCGCTGTTTTATGGCTAAGACCTATGACTGCAATATTCATTTGCTAATTGCTAATTACTAATTGCTTATTGGGTTGATGGTTAAAAGATTAGAAGATTGAAGATTAGAAGGTTGAAGATTAGAAGGTTGAAGATTAGAAGGTTGAAAGTGAACTTGCACAACCTTCAACCTGCAACCGACAACCTGCAACCCAATATCCCGATTATCCGCAGACTACCTTAATTGCAGTTGCTTCGGCTCTTCAAACATGTGGATCGTGTCAACAAAGCGGGCGGTCTGCGACTGGCTGGAAATAACCAAGCTTTGAGTCCGTGCCCCACCCTTGAAGAACCGGACGCCTTCCATCAGTGTTCCGGGGGTGATGCCACAAGCTGCGAACAGAACCGTCTTACCAGAGGCGAGTTCCTCAGCACCGTAAACTTTGTCTGGGTCTGTGATGCCCATGCTATTAAGCCGTGCGATATTGCTCTCTCTGCTCTCTCCAATCAATCCAGTTTTCACCACATCTGGATCGTAGATCAGCTGACCTTGGAAGTGTCCACCCAGACAGCGCAGAGCGGCGGCTGAGATGACACCTTCGGGGGCAGCACCAATTCCCATCAAAGCGTGAATATTGGTACCAGAAAAGGCGCAGGAGATGGCAGCAGAAACGTCACCATCGCTGATCAGTCGCACTCTGGCACCGGCTTGCCGGATTTCTTGAATCAGCTCTTTGTGACGGGGGCGATCCATCACCACGACTACCAGTTCCTCAATCGAGCGACTTAGGCACTCGGCGAGAATTTTCAGGTTTTGGGTAGCGGACTTGTTAATGTCAACATGACCGCGTGCTACTGGGGGCGCTGCCAGCTTTTTCATGTAGAAGTCAGGAGCGGCAAATAAACCGCCTTTCTCAGCAATTGCCAGAACTGCCATTGAACCATTTTGACCGTAGGCAACGAGGTTGGTGCCTTCGCAAGGGTCAACGGCAATATCAATCTCAATTAATTCATCTGGGTTGCAGTAAGTTTTGGCATCTTCGCGGGTACAGATACCAACTTCTTCTCCGATATACAACATGGGGGCATCATCGCGTTCGCCTTCACCGATGACGATCCGACCCCGCATATAAATTTTGTTCATCCGCTCCCGCATGGCTTCCACAGCCACTTGGTCAGCAATGTTTTTTTCGCCTTTGCCCATCCACCGGGAGGATGCGATCGCAGCCTGCTCCACTACCTCTATAATTTCTAATCCCAGCGTGTTTTCCACAAAAATTATCCTCTCAACTGCTTGATTTAGCGTCGTTTCATCTGGCGATTCCAGTTAGAAGTCTATCAGAGGGGGGATACCCAAAGCTGGAGATTAACGGCTTGGTTTATGTTAACTTTTGTAATTCGTCCGGCTGACGGGTCATGGGTGATTCGTTAGGAAATCACGAATAACTCATGACTCTTGGCGTTCTCTAGGGCAATTCAACCGACGTCGGTTTAGCAATGTGAGGCAGACCCCAACCGAGTTTTTCTCGTAAAATTCGGAAAAACTCAGGGGATTGTAAGCGGATGAATCGAGCCGAAAAGGGCGATCGCTCTAGATACACCCGATCTTCTGGCAATACATAGCACCCAGCATTCCCATCCACCACCATCACCAGTCGGTTAGGATTCGCGGGGAAAATCGTCACAGGTTCGCTATCTGCAAACACCAACGCCCTAGACGCCAATGAATGAGGACAAATCGGCACCAACTGTAATGTCGGCACTCCAGGCGTCACCACCGGCCCCCCAGCACTCAATGAGTAAGCCGTTGAGCCAGTCGGAGTCGAGATAATCACCCCATCTGCGGCAATATCCATCAGCGCGTGACGCCCAATCAGCACCTCAAAATGGCACATACTGGTGAGCGGTTCCCGATGAATCACCATTTCATTCAGGCACAGTGCTTCCCACAGCCGGGTATTCTCTCGAAATAGCTGCACCGAGAGCATCGCCCGCTCTTCGACTTCATACTCCCCAGACATGAGCATTTCCAGCGCTTGCGGTATCTGGTTCACATAAGCTTCAGTAAGAAAACCCATGTGCCCAGTATTCACCGCCAGCAAGGGAATCCCGCAAGGTGCCACTTGGCGAAATGCCGCCAGAACCGTGCCATCTCCCCCCAGCACCACAGCAAATTTCATCTCTTTATCAAAGCCAGGGGGGGCCAGGGAATCAATCGGGGTATGACATACCGGACGATCGGGGCGAGAATATCCCAAAATTCCACCGGAACCCGTTGTCATGCAAACTTCCCAACCAGCGGCTGTCAGCTTGTCCTTTAACTCTGTTGCAGCGCGACAAGCTACAGGTTTGGTGTCATTGTAAATAATCCCTGCTTTGGGCACGCTTCGAGTCCGGTAGTAGTTCATTTTTAATTGTTAGCGATCGCGGGTTGGTTTTTATATATGTAAACTATTAAAAACCAACAACTAACAACTCACTTTGCTTTGAGCCTGTAATCAGTCAAGATGTATAGGGCATCTTCTTTTTACTCTGCTTTTTATTTTTTGATTTTTCGTAATCAATTTCCTTGAGTTTTTTCAAGATGCGACTGAAGTAGTCTTGCAGGTATGCCTCCAAAGTCGTGATTTGGGCTGGGTCTATCCCAAAGACTTGATAAACCTCATCCATCGACGCATTTAGGGGTTTGCCGGTCGCTACTACTTCTGCAAAAGCCAATCTATCTGCTAGATTCCAGCCCCACTCAAAAAAGCGAGCGATCCGTCGCACTGTCCGCAGTAAGCCCAAAGGCATTCGCGTTACCTTGGATTCTCGCCCAGAAAGACGTTCGCACAGGCGGATAATTTCATAAGCACCCCAAGCGCGAGAACCGACAATCGGGAAGGTTTTCTTTTCGGTTTCCGGAACCTTTAAGGCTTTGATTGCAAACTTAGCAATATCCTGAGTGTCCATGTAAGCCACCGGAGAGGTGTCCCCTGTCACCCATACAGCTTGCCCATCTAAGATCGGCACTGCATACTGACCAATCAGCCCCTGCATAAAGCCGCAAGGTCGCAAAATGGTGTAATTTAACCCGGATTCTGCCAAGAAAAGCTCCGTACATCGCTTGATTTCCATCAACGGGACTTCGGGGTACTTTTCAGCATCCAAGATGGAGAAGAAGATAAAACGCTCAACTTTGGCAGCGGTGGCAGCTTGAATCAGTGCTACTTTGCCATCCCAGTCTACCTGTTTGATACTGGTGCCGTCTGTCGGTCGTGAAGTTGCCGCATCAATCACGGCTGTGACACCTTCAAAGGCTGCTTTCAGGCTTTCAGGATTGGTGAGATCGCCGCCGAATAACTCAGCGCCCCATTCTTTTAAAAATGCCGCCTTCTTCGCACTTCGTACCAGACAGCGAACTTGATAGCCCTCTTCTATTGCCCGACGAGCCACCTGTCTGCCCAGGGTGCCGGTGGCACCGACAATTAATAAAGTCATCTAGTAATTAGTAAGGAATCTTAAACTTTCTATAAGATGTTATCAGAAATCTCAGAATTAACGCAAAGAAAGTTTACAAAAATAGTAAACCCAGCGATCGCGCACCTCAATTGTCAGTCGCTAATCCTGTGAAAATACCCAATAGCAAATTCTCGCCAGATGACAAAGCAACGGGCGAGGAACAGATTAACGATTCGTTTTTATGGCAACGGACAAGCCGCTAGGCGCGTTGATGGAAGACGCACTAGCGTCGCCTGCCCTTGCTTTCAGGGGTTGCCCTTAGCTACCGTGTACATCACAAGTCTTCTAATGTTGCCCCACAACGTTTTGATCCCCCCTACCCTCCTTAAAAAGGGGGGAAATCCAATCAAAGTCCCCCTTTTTAAGAGGGATGCAAGGGGGATCGGAGAGCGTTTCGCATCCTGTACAAGATGTGTGTACACGGTAGGTTGCCCTTAGAGGGACTCGTTTTCTCCACCTTGGATTTTGAGTAACAAAAAGCCCAGACCCAGACCCACTAAAATCAGGGTAGAGGACAATATAGCTGCATTAAAAATCTCACCGCTCATCGGTTGTAGGCTCCTTAGGAATCAATTAAAAAGTTTAGAGTATTTTAAACTGAAAGCTGTGAAAACTTTCTTTACACAAACACCTACCACTCTCACGCAACGGCAAGAACGTCCTCGGTTAGCGGTAACACTGGGAGATCCGGCGGGGATTGGGCCAGAGGTGGTGCTGAAGGCATTGGCAGATCCAACGGTTATCGAAAATTGCGAGATTACAGTCGTTGGCAGCCGGGGACTGTTGCAAGAAACTTATCATCGATTGACCGGACAACCTAGGGGCACGATGCCGCGTCCCTCCCAGCGACAGGAACAAAGCCTGCCTAAACAAGCTTTAGAAGCGGGTGGGAAGGCATCTGAGTTGGTGTCAGCACCGCTAGCAGACCCGGCACATTTATCAATTCTTGATGTCCCACTAGATGGGGAAATAGAGCGGCAAATCAAGATTGGGACGGGGAATGCTGCGAGTGGCGCGGCTAGTTTTGCTTATATGGAAACTGCGATCGCGCAGACCCTTGCGGGTGAGTTCCAAGGCATTGTTACAGGCCCGATTGCGAAATCTGCTTGGAAAGCCGCAGGATATGATTATCCGGGTCAAACGGAACTGTTGGCCAAGCGTTCCGGCGTCCAGCGCTTTGGGATGTTATTTGTGGCGCGATCGCCTCATACTGGTTGGACACTCCGCACTTTACTTGCCACGACTCATATTCCCCTCCGTCAAGTCGCTGAGGTGCTGACACCGCAACTGCTGACGAATAAGCTTGATTTGTTGCTGGAATGCTTAAAAGCAGATTTTGGGATAGAAAAGGCAAAGATAGCGATTGCTGGATTAAATCCTCACAGCGGCGAACAAGGACAACTAGGACGAGAAGAAATCGACTGGTTAATCCCTTGGCTAGAGGAAGAGCGACGGCGACCCGATCTGCAACTAGATGGCCCGATTCCCCCAGATACGATGTGGGTCAAGCCTGGTCAAGCCTGGTTCGGTTCAAATGGCATCTCATCTGCTCACGATGCTTACCTGGCACTCTATCATGACCAAGGCTTAATCCCCGTTAAACTAATGGCATTTGACCGAGCAGTCAATACTTCTATCGGTCTTCCCTTCATCCGCACCTCCCCCGATCACGGAACTGCTTTTGATATCG
This genomic stretch from Coleofasciculus sp. FACHB-1120 harbors:
- a CDS encoding SpoIIE family protein phosphatase, with protein sequence MTSTPLPTTIGSAPPNRLSASRLPRSLSSLETWGFGVTAHISWPAIAPALHIALGTGAIFVWLPGTILGILLNLQVKRLGRHFPDVAGGTPNYTTRLLKHYPGLARYAAVGYFFSWVSTLAINVVVLTELIKVNLEPLGIDCPDTLVKIGFTLITFILAFSGTRALSILHLFFVIPAIGLLLAFCLFGIGWLAISPASPGFFPTSWSPPSFADWAKWLFFVTYTTYACESASAFVADSRRPNETLRFLTISSWIMPPIFLGGSWVLMRLATDPGLGGDTFLNLLAVSTPFWGQSAAIIVTFFLAAGSLLSCATVVSNCPRMLYQLAVDGHLSPVFAVVSRRGVFGPALVLTLLLSFICLAWGDVPQIAVVSNTGWFVSIMSVHLALWLRRKRPEVFLPWWSGVLFLLEVVVLVVGGLAWGWRDFLIGLLFPIGILAADRVMRRIPLAPFHPAWWIQHYRGRAQTKISDFVAFQVVILILLICSAATISWMFRARIGTIDLGQNGNNLYVVMLLITAFVGVAIACWTSLPQVTAIVEAREQSEHLFNIAIDGILVVDENGVIRQANPAAEQLLTAIAPNLLGCRLNQIFPALVGQPNDWSSRSEHTLKTPEHPTIVEAAVSNRYNQDFQEYVVLVRDITERQQAEEAVRNYSHTLEQKVEERTSELARANAEILALNERLQADNIRMSAELAVTRRLQQMLLPKQQELESIAGLEIASFMEPAEEVGGDYYDVLHYEDKVKIGIGDVTGHGLESGVLTIMVQTAVRTLLENNETDPKKFLDVLNRTIYHNVQRMSSDKNLSLSLLDYQGGTLRLTGQHEEMIIVRSGGQVERIDTVDLGFPIGLEADITSFVAHIQLQLYSGDIVVLYTDGITEAEDRFRVQYGLERLCEIVSRNCLHTAGEIKQVVIEDLRRHIGEQKIYDDITLLVLKQK
- a CDS encoding glutamyl-tRNA reductase — protein: MNIAVIGLSHKTAPVEIREKLSIPEPACEGATLDLLSYPHIAEVAILSTCNRLEIYIVAHETEQGVREVTQFLSEHSKLPLHQLRQHLFVLLHEDAVMHLMRVSAGLDSLVLGEGQILAQVKHTHKLGQQYKGIGSILNRLFKQALTAGKRVRTETSIGTGAVSISSAAVELAQIKAQNLAACRVTILGAGKMSRLLVQHLLAKGAVHISVLNRSMQRAQELANQFPEAQLQLYPLSEMMSEIASSDLVFTSTSSTEPLLNRSKLEIHLEAHRGLMIFDISVPRNVDGDVNDLDNVQAFNVDDLKAVVAQNHESRRKMAMEAQGLLEEEVEAFDVWWRSLETVPTISCLRDKMETIRTQELEKALSRLGTEFAERHQEVIEALTRGIVNKILHDPMVQLRSQQDIEARRKAMQALQTLFNLDIGEQFS
- a CDS encoding UPF0182 family protein, producing MNRIFPGIVLLLGMWLAFDLVAYLVADVFWFQEVGYLPAFFLRLSTQAALGTIAFIVTAGFLLGNLYLAHRLKYSQEIPPTGFKKGEVDSPFFLAKQHVSAGVRGEQVLSEEDRRESFSSIRPQSSALKLRSLLPLLGVLSLAIGLMLLHYGQIAASYWHSKAGLPSVSPLLPVWFQPELIWQMGRKMLSSIWQVVVVLVSAALVLIYPQFLLTAIALVLSLFFGLVLSSHWARILQYFHPTSFNSVDPLFGRDISSYVFQLPVWELLEFWFFGLFLYGFVAVTLIYVLSGDSFSEGRFLGFSKSQIRHLCGLGGFLCTALALGYWLLRYQLLYSTTGVTYGASYTDVSVRLPLYTGLSFFSLAMALFLFWQTIQLKIKAFKLKIVLLGFLIFNFSFLIVLPAAVQRLIVQPNELQRERPFIQRSIAFTRQAFDLEDIEVQTFNPTGQLTADDLQNNDLTIDNIRLWDTRPLLQTNRQLQQIRLYYQFPDADIDRYTLKTEEVAQKTPATSRQQVLIAARELDYSSVPQQAQTWVNEHLVYTHGYGFTLSPVNTVGQGGLPDYFVRDIGTEGGEAGTLKTSSEAIRASIPIETPRIYYGEISNTYVMTSTRARELDFPSGDENVYNTYDGRGGISIGAWWRRLLFSEYLKDWQMLLTRDFTPKTKLLFRRNINQRIRAIAPFLRYDSEPYLVAANAGDNETQSYLYWIVDAYTTSDRYPYSDPGKYDFNYMRNSVKVVIDAYNGSANFYIADPNDPIIHSWSDIFPGLFKPLNEMPATLRSHIRYPMDFFTTQSERLLTYHMTDQQVFYNREDQWRIPMEIYAAEQQAVEPYFLIMRLPTAQEEEFILLLPFTPIQRNNLIAWLAARSDGENYGKLLLYQFPKQQLIYGTEQIEALINQDPVISQQISLWNRQGSRAIQGNLLVIPIEQSLLYVEPLYLEAEQNSLPTLVRVIVAYENRIVMAETLEEALQAIFQPEESATPAIIRPVEPSVAP
- the glpX gene encoding class II fructose-bisphosphatase, translating into MENTLGLEIIEVVEQAAIASSRWMGKGEKNIADQVAVEAMRERMNKIYMRGRIVIGEGERDDAPMLYIGEEVGICTREDAKTYCNPDELIEIDIAVDPCEGTNLVAYGQNGSMAVLAIAEKGGLFAAPDFYMKKLAAPPVARGHVDINKSATQNLKILAECLSRSIEELVVVVMDRPRHKELIQEIRQAGARVRLISDGDVSAAISCAFSGTNIHALMGIGAAPEGVISAAALRCLGGHFQGQLIYDPDVVKTGLIGESRESNIARLNSMGITDPDKVYGAEELASGKTVLFAACGITPGTLMEGVRFFKGGARTQSLVISSQSQTARFVDTIHMFEEPKQLQLR